Proteins from a genomic interval of Thunnus thynnus chromosome 5, fThuThy2.1, whole genome shotgun sequence:
- the LOC137183027 gene encoding FERM domain-containing protein 5 isoform X1 — protein sequence MLSRFMSGSIRNLEREYSCTVRLLDDTEYTCTIQRDAKGQYLFDLICHHLNLLEKDYFGIRYVDPDKQRHWLEFTKSIAKQMKSQPPFTMCLRVKFYPPEPAALKEEITRYLVFLQIKRDLYHGRLLCKTSDAAMLAAFILQAEIGDYDPGKHPEGYSSKFQFFPKHSEKLERRIADIHKTELIGQTPETSERNFLQKAQMLETYGVDPHPCKDVSGNPAFLAFTPFGFVVLQGNKRVHFLKWNEVTKLKFEGKTFHIYANQKEDKQIILTYFAPTPEACKHLWKCGVENQAFYKLEKSSQVRTVSSSNLFFKGSRFRYSGRVAKEVMEQSAKIKREPPEIHRAGLVPSRSCPSITHGPRLSSVPRTRRRAVHISIMEGLESLRDSAHSTPVRSVSHGDSFMPRSRSQATDASEGTAVISDEAYSPSDSVLPTPVAEHSMELAVSRQINGAPCSIEEEKESEAGTPSLGEGGDFGADSRSAREGAGGDTALSEVEQVNKFVLSVLRLLLVTIGLLFVLLLLLIILTESDLDIAFLRDIRQTPEFEQFHYEYFCPLRRWFACKLRWVGELLINK from the exons CGGGATGCAAAAGGACAGTATCTGTTTGACCTCATCTGCCACCACCTCAACCTGCTGGAGAAAGACTATTTTGGCATCAGATATGTGGATCCAGACAAGCAGCGG CACTGGTTGGAGTTCACAAAATCAATTGCCAAGCAAATGAAAT CTCAGCCTCCGTTCACCATGTGTCTGAGAGTCAAGTTCTACCCTCCCGAGCCCGCTGCTCTCAAGGAGGAAATCACTCG ATATCTAGTCTTCCTGCAAATCAAGAGAGACCTCTACCACGGCCGGCTCCTGTGTAAAACCTCGGATGCGGCCATGCTTGCTGCCTTCATCCTTCAAG CTGAGATTGGTGATTATGACCCTGGGAAGCATCCTGAAGGTTACAGCTCCAAATTCCAGTTCTTCCCCAAACACTCGGAGAAACTGGAGCGCCGGATTGCAGATATACACAAGACAGAGCTGAT TGGACAGACGCCTGAAACATCAGAGCGTAATTTCCTGCAGAAAGCCCAGATGCTGGAGACATATGGTGTTGATCCGCATCCGTGCAAG GATGTGTCTGGGAATCCAGCTTTCCTTGCTTTCACACCGTTTGGTTTTGTGGTCCTTCAGGGAAACAAGAGAGTTCATTTTCTCAAATG GAACGAGGTAACCAAACTGAAGTTTGAAGGCAAGACGTTCCACATATATGCAAATCAGAAGGAG GACAAACAGATCATCTTGACATACTTTGCACCCACACCTGAGGCATGTAAGCACCTTTGGAAGTGCGGAGTGGAGAACCAAGCTTTCTATAA GCTCGAGAAGTCAAGTCAGGTTCGCACGGTGTCCAGCAGCAACCTGTTCTTCAAGGGCAGCCGTTTCCGTTACAG TGGACGAGTGGCAAAAGAGGTGATGGAGCAGAGTGCCAAAATCAAACGCGAGCCTCCAGAAATACACAG gGCTGGCTTAGTGCCCAGCAGAAGTTGTCCATCCATCACCCATGGTCCTCGCCTCAGCAGTGTGCCACGTACCCGCCGGAGAGCTGTGCACATATCTATCATGGAGG GTCTGGAGTCCTTGCGTGACAGTGCCCACTCTACACCAGTGCGTTCAGTGTCCCACGGGGATTCTTTCATGCCGCGCTCCCGGAGCCAGGCCACAGACGCCAGCGAGGGGACGGCGGTGATCTCAGACGAGGCCTACAGCCCCTCTGACAGCGTCCTGCCCACCCCGGTGGCTGAGCACAGCATGGAGCTGGCTGTCTCGCGCCAGATCAACGGGGCGCCCTGCAGCATCGAGGAGGAGAAGGAGTCGGAGGCGGGAACCCCCTCGCTTGGGGAAGGGGGTGATTTTGGTGCGGACAGTAGATCAGCACGAGAGGGTGCAGGGGGGGACACGGCACTCAGCGAGGTGGAACAGGTGAATAAGTTTGTCTTAAGTGTCCTCCGTTTGCTCCTTGTGACCATTGGACTCCTCTTTGTcttgctcctcctcctcatcatcctcaccgAGTCAGACCTTGACATTGCATTTTTACGTGATATCCGCCAGACCCCCGAATTTGAGCAGTTCCATTACGAATACTTTTGTCCCCTCAGGCGGTGGTTTGCCTGCAAGCTCCGCTGGGTGGGCGAGTTGCTCATTAACAAGTGA
- the LOC137183027 gene encoding FERM domain-containing protein 5 isoform X2, with translation MLSRFMSGSIRNLEREYSCTVRLLDDTEYTCTIQRDAKGQYLFDLICHHLNLLEKDYFGIRYVDPDKQRHWLEFTKSIAKQMKSQPPFTMCLRVKFYPPEPAALKEEITRYLVFLQIKRDLYHGRLLCKTSDAAMLAAFILQAEIGDYDPGKHPEGYSSKFQFFPKHSEKLERRIADIHKTELIGQTPETSERNFLQKAQMLETYGVDPHPCKDVSGNPAFLAFTPFGFVVLQGNKRVHFLKWNEVTKLKFEGKTFHIYANQKEIILTYFAPTPEACKHLWKCGVENQAFYKLEKSSQVRTVSSSNLFFKGSRFRYSGRVAKEVMEQSAKIKREPPEIHRAGLVPSRSCPSITHGPRLSSVPRTRRRAVHISIMEGLESLRDSAHSTPVRSVSHGDSFMPRSRSQATDASEGTAVISDEAYSPSDSVLPTPVAEHSMELAVSRQINGAPCSIEEEKESEAGTPSLGEGGDFGADSRSAREGAGGDTALSEVEQVNKFVLSVLRLLLVTIGLLFVLLLLLIILTESDLDIAFLRDIRQTPEFEQFHYEYFCPLRRWFACKLRWVGELLINK, from the exons CGGGATGCAAAAGGACAGTATCTGTTTGACCTCATCTGCCACCACCTCAACCTGCTGGAGAAAGACTATTTTGGCATCAGATATGTGGATCCAGACAAGCAGCGG CACTGGTTGGAGTTCACAAAATCAATTGCCAAGCAAATGAAAT CTCAGCCTCCGTTCACCATGTGTCTGAGAGTCAAGTTCTACCCTCCCGAGCCCGCTGCTCTCAAGGAGGAAATCACTCG ATATCTAGTCTTCCTGCAAATCAAGAGAGACCTCTACCACGGCCGGCTCCTGTGTAAAACCTCGGATGCGGCCATGCTTGCTGCCTTCATCCTTCAAG CTGAGATTGGTGATTATGACCCTGGGAAGCATCCTGAAGGTTACAGCTCCAAATTCCAGTTCTTCCCCAAACACTCGGAGAAACTGGAGCGCCGGATTGCAGATATACACAAGACAGAGCTGAT TGGACAGACGCCTGAAACATCAGAGCGTAATTTCCTGCAGAAAGCCCAGATGCTGGAGACATATGGTGTTGATCCGCATCCGTGCAAG GATGTGTCTGGGAATCCAGCTTTCCTTGCTTTCACACCGTTTGGTTTTGTGGTCCTTCAGGGAAACAAGAGAGTTCATTTTCTCAAATG GAACGAGGTAACCAAACTGAAGTTTGAAGGCAAGACGTTCCACATATATGCAAATCAGAAGGAG ATCATCTTGACATACTTTGCACCCACACCTGAGGCATGTAAGCACCTTTGGAAGTGCGGAGTGGAGAACCAAGCTTTCTATAA GCTCGAGAAGTCAAGTCAGGTTCGCACGGTGTCCAGCAGCAACCTGTTCTTCAAGGGCAGCCGTTTCCGTTACAG TGGACGAGTGGCAAAAGAGGTGATGGAGCAGAGTGCCAAAATCAAACGCGAGCCTCCAGAAATACACAG gGCTGGCTTAGTGCCCAGCAGAAGTTGTCCATCCATCACCCATGGTCCTCGCCTCAGCAGTGTGCCACGTACCCGCCGGAGAGCTGTGCACATATCTATCATGGAGG GTCTGGAGTCCTTGCGTGACAGTGCCCACTCTACACCAGTGCGTTCAGTGTCCCACGGGGATTCTTTCATGCCGCGCTCCCGGAGCCAGGCCACAGACGCCAGCGAGGGGACGGCGGTGATCTCAGACGAGGCCTACAGCCCCTCTGACAGCGTCCTGCCCACCCCGGTGGCTGAGCACAGCATGGAGCTGGCTGTCTCGCGCCAGATCAACGGGGCGCCCTGCAGCATCGAGGAGGAGAAGGAGTCGGAGGCGGGAACCCCCTCGCTTGGGGAAGGGGGTGATTTTGGTGCGGACAGTAGATCAGCACGAGAGGGTGCAGGGGGGGACACGGCACTCAGCGAGGTGGAACAGGTGAATAAGTTTGTCTTAAGTGTCCTCCGTTTGCTCCTTGTGACCATTGGACTCCTCTTTGTcttgctcctcctcctcatcatcctcaccgAGTCAGACCTTGACATTGCATTTTTACGTGATATCCGCCAGACCCCCGAATTTGAGCAGTTCCATTACGAATACTTTTGTCCCCTCAGGCGGTGGTTTGCCTGCAAGCTCCGCTGGGTGGGCGAGTTGCTCATTAACAAGTGA
- the LOC137183027 gene encoding FERM domain-containing protein 5 isoform X3, whose protein sequence is MVSLLCHIPEPVCDSGQTPETSERNFLQKAQMLETYGVDPHPCKDVSGNPAFLAFTPFGFVVLQGNKRVHFLKWNEVTKLKFEGKTFHIYANQKEDKQIILTYFAPTPEACKHLWKCGVENQAFYKLEKSSQVRTVSSSNLFFKGSRFRYSGRVAKEVMEQSAKIKREPPEIHRAGLVPSRSCPSITHGPRLSSVPRTRRRAVHISIMEGLESLRDSAHSTPVRSVSHGDSFMPRSRSQATDASEGTAVISDEAYSPSDSVLPTPVAEHSMELAVSRQINGAPCSIEEEKESEAGTPSLGEGGDFGADSRSAREGAGGDTALSEVEQVNKFVLSVLRLLLVTIGLLFVLLLLLIILTESDLDIAFLRDIRQTPEFEQFHYEYFCPLRRWFACKLRWVGELLINK, encoded by the exons ATGGTCTCCCTCCTTTGTCACATTCCTGAGCCAGTTTGTGacag TGGACAGACGCCTGAAACATCAGAGCGTAATTTCCTGCAGAAAGCCCAGATGCTGGAGACATATGGTGTTGATCCGCATCCGTGCAAG GATGTGTCTGGGAATCCAGCTTTCCTTGCTTTCACACCGTTTGGTTTTGTGGTCCTTCAGGGAAACAAGAGAGTTCATTTTCTCAAATG GAACGAGGTAACCAAACTGAAGTTTGAAGGCAAGACGTTCCACATATATGCAAATCAGAAGGAG GACAAACAGATCATCTTGACATACTTTGCACCCACACCTGAGGCATGTAAGCACCTTTGGAAGTGCGGAGTGGAGAACCAAGCTTTCTATAA GCTCGAGAAGTCAAGTCAGGTTCGCACGGTGTCCAGCAGCAACCTGTTCTTCAAGGGCAGCCGTTTCCGTTACAG TGGACGAGTGGCAAAAGAGGTGATGGAGCAGAGTGCCAAAATCAAACGCGAGCCTCCAGAAATACACAG gGCTGGCTTAGTGCCCAGCAGAAGTTGTCCATCCATCACCCATGGTCCTCGCCTCAGCAGTGTGCCACGTACCCGCCGGAGAGCTGTGCACATATCTATCATGGAGG GTCTGGAGTCCTTGCGTGACAGTGCCCACTCTACACCAGTGCGTTCAGTGTCCCACGGGGATTCTTTCATGCCGCGCTCCCGGAGCCAGGCCACAGACGCCAGCGAGGGGACGGCGGTGATCTCAGACGAGGCCTACAGCCCCTCTGACAGCGTCCTGCCCACCCCGGTGGCTGAGCACAGCATGGAGCTGGCTGTCTCGCGCCAGATCAACGGGGCGCCCTGCAGCATCGAGGAGGAGAAGGAGTCGGAGGCGGGAACCCCCTCGCTTGGGGAAGGGGGTGATTTTGGTGCGGACAGTAGATCAGCACGAGAGGGTGCAGGGGGGGACACGGCACTCAGCGAGGTGGAACAGGTGAATAAGTTTGTCTTAAGTGTCCTCCGTTTGCTCCTTGTGACCATTGGACTCCTCTTTGTcttgctcctcctcctcatcatcctcaccgAGTCAGACCTTGACATTGCATTTTTACGTGATATCCGCCAGACCCCCGAATTTGAGCAGTTCCATTACGAATACTTTTGTCCCCTCAGGCGGTGGTTTGCCTGCAAGCTCCGCTGGGTGGGCGAGTTGCTCATTAACAAGTGA